The following are encoded in a window of Armatimonadota bacterium genomic DNA:
- a CDS encoding type II/IV secretion system protein codes for MSIEEKGNWGAAKRFRLIIREHGETREMAGNEMSLAVGIVDNIMMSALDTKSSDIHLQPERDQLRIRFRQDGMLQDTGQLPPEQAINVISRLKLAANMRIDEQREPQDGRIDMEYNGRRLSARASCIPCLNGEKFVMRLLDPEAMRVDLDVLGMPEHVRTAWDQAIQVPYGLIVVTGPTGSGKTSTLYASLNKLDSVHQNIVTVEDPIEYEFETNIAQVQVTPKMPFPKVMRSFLRQDPDIMMVGEIRDPESLAIAIQAGLTGHLVLTTIHTNNAIETVGRMFDMQAEPYLVGGVITAIMAQRLVRTVCEKCAEPARFSREELEMIGITAEDIKGAKLRSGPGCDHCGGTGLKGRLGIFELIVGTREFKEAVAKKAEYQDVVALVRKQGFRTMLQDGKEKVLAGRTTPDEVIRAVFTQALEKV; via the coding sequence ATGAGCATTGAGGAAAAGGGCAACTGGGGCGCGGCAAAGCGGTTTCGACTGATCATTCGGGAGCACGGCGAAACCCGCGAGATGGCCGGCAACGAAATGTCGCTGGCGGTCGGCATCGTCGACAACATCATGATGAGCGCGCTCGACACGAAGTCGAGCGACATCCACCTGCAGCCGGAGCGCGACCAACTGCGAATCCGATTCCGGCAGGACGGCATGCTGCAGGACACCGGGCAGCTCCCTCCTGAACAGGCGATCAACGTGATTTCGCGCCTGAAACTGGCCGCCAACATGCGGATCGACGAGCAGCGCGAGCCGCAAGACGGGCGGATCGACATGGAGTACAACGGCCGCCGGCTCAGCGCAAGAGCTTCGTGCATCCCGTGCCTCAACGGTGAGAAGTTCGTCATGCGGCTGCTCGATCCGGAGGCGATGCGCGTGGACCTCGACGTGCTCGGCATGCCCGAACACGTGAGGACAGCCTGGGATCAGGCGATCCAAGTTCCTTACGGACTGATCGTCGTCACAGGTCCGACCGGATCGGGCAAGACGTCGACGCTGTACGCTTCTCTGAACAAGCTCGACTCCGTTCACCAGAACATCGTCACGGTCGAAGACCCGATCGAGTACGAGTTCGAGACGAACATCGCGCAGGTGCAGGTCACGCCCAAGATGCCGTTCCCAAAGGTCATGCGCTCGTTCTTGCGCCAAGACCCCGACATCATGATGGTTGGTGAAATCCGAGACCCGGAGTCGCTCGCAATCGCGATCCAGGCCGGTCTGACCGGTCACCTCGTTCTCACGACCATCCACACGAACAACGCTATCGAAACGGTCGGCAGAATGTTCGACATGCAGGCGGAGCCGTACCTCGTCGGCGGCGTGATCACCGCGATCATGGCGCAGCGGCTCGTGCGAACCGTGTGCGAAAAGTGCGCGGAGCCGGCGCGGTTCTCGCGCGAGGAGCTAGAGATGATCGGCATCACGGCAGAAGACATCAAGGGCGCAAAGCTACGCTCCGGCCCCGGCTGCGATCATTGCGGCGGGACCGGGCTCAAGGGCCGACTCGGCATCTTCGAACTGATCGTCGGAACGCGAGAGTTCAAGGAGGCCGTTGCGAAAAAAGCGGAATATCAGGACGTCGTTGCGCTCGTCAGGAAGCAGGGCTTCAGAACGATGCTCCAGGACGGCAAGGAGAAAGTGCTGGCCGGGAGGACCACACCGGACGAGGTCATACGCGCAGTGTTTACGCAAGCTTTGGAGAAGGTTTGA
- a CDS encoding alpha-ketoacid dehydrogenase subunit beta, with the protein MPEMNYRDALRTALIEELDRDDNVFCIGEDIGRYQGTFRVTEGLFEKYGSRRIVDTPITEPGFTGMAVGAAMVGLRPIVEMMTMSFAILALDQIINHAAKVHYMTGGQATVPMVIRGPGGAAKQLSAQHSHSLEGWFAHVPGLKVVVPATPADAYGLFKSSVRDDNPVIFTENPALYGLKGDVPVGTDFTVEIGKAQILREGTDVSLVAYSRMTQECLRAADQLEGEGISAEVVDVRSLLPLDMETISASVEKTNRAIVVYEDWRSGGFGAEIAARIGEECFDDLDAPVGRLGGLNVPTPYARVLEVECIPQPATIAAAVLELN; encoded by the coding sequence ATGCCGGAAATGAACTATAGGGACGCGCTGCGGACCGCATTGATCGAAGAGCTGGACCGCGACGACAACGTTTTCTGCATCGGCGAAGACATCGGCCGCTACCAAGGCACGTTTCGCGTGACCGAAGGGCTGTTCGAGAAGTACGGCAGTCGCCGGATCGTCGACACGCCGATCACCGAGCCTGGGTTTACCGGCATGGCGGTTGGCGCCGCGATGGTCGGATTGCGACCGATCGTCGAGATGATGACGATGTCGTTCGCGATCCTCGCGCTCGACCAGATCATCAACCACGCAGCGAAGGTCCACTACATGACCGGCGGCCAGGCGACCGTGCCGATGGTGATCCGCGGCCCGGGCGGAGCGGCTAAGCAGCTGAGCGCACAGCACAGCCATTCGCTCGAAGGGTGGTTTGCGCATGTTCCAGGTCTCAAGGTGGTCGTGCCGGCAACGCCGGCCGACGCCTACGGGCTGTTCAAGAGTTCCGTCCGCGACGACAACCCCGTGATCTTCACAGAAAACCCGGCGCTTTACGGCCTTAAGGGCGACGTGCCGGTCGGAACGGACTTCACGGTCGAAATTGGAAAGGCGCAGATCCTGCGCGAAGGCACCGACGTTTCGCTCGTTGCTTACAGCCGGATGACGCAGGAGTGTTTGCGCGCTGCGGATCAGCTTGAAGGGGAGGGGATAAGCGCCGAAGTCGTTGACGTCCGCTCACTTCTGCCTCTTGATATGGAGACGATCAGCGCGTCTGTCGAGAAAACGAACCGTGCGATCGTTGTATACGAGGATTGGCGGAGCGGCGGGTTCGGCGCTGAGATCGCTGCGCGAATCGGCGAAGAGTGTTTCGACGACCTCGACGCGCCGGTCGGCAGACTCGGCGGGCTAAACGTTCCGACGCCATATGCGCGTGTTCTCGAAGTAGAGTGCATTCCGCAACCGGCCACGATCGCCGCGGCTGTACTGGAATTGAACTAG
- a CDS encoding pyruvate dehydrogenase (acetyl-transferring) E1 component subunit alpha, with the protein MSAPKSSKPKATRSSQSPNGSKSGVLSKDKAIEFYRQMLMIRRFEEKTEDAYRHGKVGGYMHVCTGMEATVVGWTDALQIGYDYVICAYRDHPHPLLMGSDPVAVMSEIMGRSGGLSRGKGGSMHLYDIERGLFGGWGIVGGHTALGGGLAFAAKYRGEDRVTVCYLGDGAANAGVFFETMNMCGLWDLPIIFIIENNEIAMGTRLEYHAADTELYKRGQAFDFECERVDGMDVIQVYKDAERIIDWVRKNQKPYLVEVMNYRYRGHGAADHDRQLYRTKEEEQEAMLRDPIARHELFLLANKMMTRKQMDDLNELQIEWVNEVYEKADASPFPDVDEVYDNVYSDMPPEKGH; encoded by the coding sequence ATGTCAGCACCAAAATCCAGCAAGCCGAAGGCGACCCGGTCGAGCCAGAGTCCCAACGGTTCGAAGTCCGGCGTGCTCTCCAAGGACAAGGCGATCGAGTTCTATCGCCAGATGCTGATGATTCGCCGTTTCGAGGAGAAGACGGAGGACGCTTACCGGCACGGAAAGGTCGGCGGGTATATGCACGTCTGCACCGGCATGGAGGCTACGGTCGTTGGTTGGACCGATGCGCTGCAGATCGGTTACGACTACGTGATCTGTGCCTACCGCGACCACCCGCACCCGCTGTTGATGGGCTCGGACCCGGTTGCTGTAATGTCCGAGATCATGGGGCGATCCGGTGGGCTGAGCAGGGGCAAAGGCGGCTCGATGCACCTCTACGATATCGAGCGCGGCCTGTTCGGCGGTTGGGGGATCGTCGGCGGGCACACGGCCCTCGGCGGCGGTCTCGCGTTCGCCGCGAAGTATCGAGGCGAGGACCGCGTCACGGTCTGCTATCTCGGAGACGGTGCGGCCAACGCCGGCGTTTTCTTTGAGACGATGAACATGTGCGGGCTCTGGGATCTACCCATTATCTTCATCATCGAGAACAACGAGATTGCGATGGGCACGCGGCTCGAGTACCACGCGGCCGACACGGAACTGTACAAGCGCGGGCAGGCGTTCGACTTCGAGTGCGAGCGCGTGGACGGCATGGACGTGATCCAGGTCTATAAGGACGCCGAGCGAATCATCGACTGGGTCCGCAAGAACCAGAAGCCGTACCTTGTCGAAGTGATGAACTATCGGTACCGAGGTCACGGGGCTGCCGACCACGACCGCCAGCTCTACCGCACCAAGGAGGAGGAGCAGGAAGCCATGCTGCGCGACCCGATCGCTCGCCACGAACTGTTCTTGCTGGCAAACAAGATGATGACGCGCAAACAGATGGACGATCTCAACGAACTACAGATCGAGTGGGTGAACGAAGTTTACGAAAAAGCAGACGCGTCTCCGTTCCCCGATGTGGACGAGGTTTACGATAACGTCTACAGCGACATGCCGCCGGAGAAGGGACACTAG
- a CDS encoding beta-propeller fold lactonase family protein yields MSTPRPVLALSAIVLIASCAALGDSQDQSKGTVSTGVELTGTVVVVNQQSDSITLIDLESMTAYKHVPVVGGPHEAAVSPDGRTVAVTNYNKPGVGPQNDISIISLPDGKTLKTISLGEYSMPHDIRWVDADHVVCTVEANQALLLLNVETGKIERVFKTGNRGSHMLALTTDRSRLYCSNMGSGSVTAFDFKTGEKIKDIPTGRQCEGVGVTPDGRWIWAGNRAEDTISIIDTQTLTVVKKIDSAGFPYRVQFTADGNYVLIPHARSGELVVANVASQRIVRRITLGAVGVKLPAASPSTAGVFPHPDGRYAFVTVRNDNSMVVIDIQSGVTVARVPVQSSPDGVCYSPIARD; encoded by the coding sequence ATGAGTACGCCTAGACCCGTTTTGGCCCTTTCCGCCATCGTGCTGATTGCGTCGTGCGCTGCGCTCGGCGACTCGCAAGACCAGTCTAAGGGAACCGTCAGCACAGGCGTCGAGCTGACCGGAACCGTCGTGGTCGTGAATCAGCAATCCGACTCCATCACGCTCATCGACCTAGAGTCCATGACTGCGTACAAGCACGTCCCGGTTGTCGGCGGGCCGCATGAGGCGGCGGTCTCACCGGACGGTCGCACCGTCGCGGTGACGAACTACAACAAGCCGGGGGTCGGGCCACAGAACGATATATCGATCATCTCGCTGCCAGACGGAAAGACGCTCAAAACGATCAGCCTGGGCGAGTACAGCATGCCGCACGACATACGCTGGGTGGACGCCGATCACGTGGTCTGCACGGTGGAGGCGAACCAGGCGCTGCTTCTGCTGAACGTTGAGACCGGGAAGATCGAGCGGGTGTTCAAGACCGGCAACCGCGGGTCGCACATGCTGGCTCTGACGACGGATCGCAGCCGACTGTACTGCTCCAACATGGGCAGCGGCAGCGTGACGGCGTTCGACTTCAAAACCGGCGAGAAGATCAAGGACATCCCCACGGGGCGGCAGTGCGAGGGCGTCGGCGTGACGCCGGACGGCCGATGGATCTGGGCTGGCAACCGAGCCGAGGACACGATCTCGATCATCGATACCCAGACGCTGACCGTGGTCAAGAAGATCGACTCAGCCGGATTTCCGTATCGCGTGCAGTTCACGGCGGACGGCAATTACGTGCTGATCCCACACGCACGGTCAGGCGAACTCGTGGTCGCAAACGTCGCTTCTCAGCGCATCGTTCGACGCATCACACTCGGCGCCGTCGGCGTCAAGTTGCCGGCCGCAAGCCCATCAACCGCCGGAGTATTCCCACATCCAGACGGCCGGTACGCGTTCGTGACCGTCAGAAACGACAATTCGATGGTCGTCATAGACATCCAGTCCGGGGTGACGGTCGCCAGGGTGCCTGTGCAATCCAGCCCAGACGGCGTGTGCTACTCACCAATCGCTCGGGACTAG
- a CDS encoding RNA polymerase sigma factor, translating into MDPNEDTKISEYATRDERVVRANEGCREAIGELVREHYGRVFRFCARRVGEELAADAAQETFVTMQSTISKYQGRSEFSTWLLGIANNHCRNLVRKKRPEVPLEDWFVGADSHETQIVERQTLAEALKKLSDEHREVVLLHEVDGLKYCEIAKMIGVPEGTVKSRLFHAFRQLRVHLCEVTV; encoded by the coding sequence TTGGACCCAAACGAGGACACTAAGATTTCAGAGTACGCCACCAGAGACGAACGGGTCGTTCGGGCGAACGAAGGTTGCCGTGAGGCGATCGGCGAGCTAGTCCGGGAGCACTACGGGCGCGTATTCAGGTTCTGTGCGCGGCGCGTAGGCGAGGAACTCGCTGCCGATGCCGCTCAAGAGACGTTTGTGACGATGCAAAGCACGATCAGCAAGTATCAGGGACGGTCTGAGTTTTCGACGTGGTTGTTGGGAATTGCCAACAACCACTGCCGGAACCTCGTCCGAAAGAAGAGGCCGGAGGTACCGCTGGAAGATTGGTTCGTAGGAGCCGACAGCCACGAGACCCAGATCGTAGAGCGTCAAACCCTTGCTGAAGCGCTGAAGAAACTCAGCGACGAGCACAGGGAGGTCGTGCTGCTTCACGAAGTAGACGGGTTGAAGTACTGTGAGATCGCCAAGATGATCGGAGTGCCGGAAGGCACGGTCAAGTCGAGGCTGTTCCACGCGTTCCGGCAGTTGAGGGTTCATTTGTGCGAGGTGACGGTGTGA
- the rpsD gene encoding 30S ribosomal protein S4: MATYRGRKNDICRRVGFNLWGKPKCPSTKRPFRPGQHGPDVRRDNRLSEYGEQLLAKQVIRRFYGMLEKQFRITFKKAVKMHGNSSLNFLRLLELRLQTAVWRSGFANSIFQARQMVNHGHILVNGKKTDIPSYRLKVGDEITVRHRDASRGIATRNHFEGAAIPPYMNSDPVDFSAKIVALPEREDFPDFFDEQKVVEYYAR, from the coding sequence ATGGCGACGTATCGAGGAAGAAAGAACGACATTTGCCGCAGGGTCGGCTTCAATCTCTGGGGCAAGCCAAAGTGCCCGAGTACCAAGCGACCGTTCAGACCGGGTCAGCACGGACCCGATGTACGGCGGGATAACCGGCTGTCCGAGTACGGCGAACAGCTCTTGGCCAAACAGGTGATTCGGCGGTTCTACGGGATGCTCGAGAAGCAGTTCCGGATCACGTTCAAGAAGGCCGTGAAGATGCACGGCAACAGCAGTCTCAACTTTCTACGTTTGCTGGAGCTTCGCCTACAGACCGCCGTCTGGAGGTCCGGATTCGCCAACTCCATCTTTCAGGCGAGGCAGATGGTCAACCATGGCCACATCCTCGTGAACGGCAAGAAGACCGACATCCCGAGCTACCGCTTGAAGGTCGGCGATGAAATCACCGTGCGCCACCGCGACGCCAGCCGAGGCATCGCGACGAGGAATCACTTCGAGGGCGCGGCCATTCCGCCGTACATGAACTCCGACCCGGTCGATTTCAGCGCGAAGATCGTGGCACTGCCCGAGCGCGAGGACTTCCCTGACTTCTTCGACGAGCAGAAAGTCGTCGAGTACTACGCGCGGTAG
- a CDS encoding tryptophan synthase subunit alpha, whose translation MSAIADRFAELQEKKEKALVLFVTGGDPPLAELPAVLDALADGGADLIEVGIPFSDPIADGPTIQASSQLALDRGVTPRAILDSLRGFDRVPVVLMGYYNPVLAFGLDEYASAVVQAGVAGVIVSDLIPEEASDWIAVSREHRLDTVFLTAPTSTDARLDTVVQSATGFVYAVSRTGVTGAGQTVPPDVKDLVLRIKQRTKLPVCVGFGISTPDHVKMVCEVADGAVIGSWLVNELARNWENGKGRDRLVDQIRELKKATRG comes from the coding sequence ATGAGTGCGATCGCAGACCGCTTTGCAGAGTTGCAGGAGAAGAAGGAGAAGGCGCTCGTGCTGTTCGTCACCGGCGGCGATCCGCCGCTGGCCGAGCTTCCTGCGGTTCTTGACGCTCTTGCGGACGGTGGCGCCGATCTGATCGAGGTGGGGATTCCGTTCAGCGATCCGATCGCCGACGGCCCGACGATCCAGGCTTCGAGTCAGCTGGCCTTGGATAGAGGCGTCACTCCGAGGGCGATTCTCGACAGCCTGCGGGGTTTCGACCGCGTTCCCGTCGTGCTGATGGGGTACTACAATCCGGTCTTGGCCTTCGGGCTCGATGAGTACGCGAGCGCCGTCGTTCAAGCGGGTGTCGCGGGCGTGATCGTCAGCGACCTGATCCCAGAGGAGGCGTCGGACTGGATCGCCGTCAGCCGCGAGCACAGACTGGACACGGTGTTCCTGACCGCGCCGACGAGCACCGATGCACGGCTTGATACAGTCGTGCAGAGTGCCACCGGCTTTGTCTACGCGGTGTCGCGCACTGGCGTGACCGGTGCGGGGCAGACCGTGCCGCCCGACGTAAAGGACCTGGTCTTGCGGATCAAGCAGCGAACCAAGCTGCCCGTGTGCGTCGGGTTTGGGATCAGCACTCCCGACCACGTCAAGATGGTCTGCGAAGTGGCTGACGGAGCGGTGATCGGCTCGTGGCTGGTGAACGAGCTGGCCCGCAACTGGGAGAACGGAAAAGGTCGCGACCGGCTTGTCGATCAAATCCGAGAGCTGAAGAAAGCGACGCGAGGCTGA
- a CDS encoding PEP-CTERM sorting domain-containing protein, producing MRNRFLGIGAVLALGSFAGADVVLDHITGAVQADWSEIYASQDFEAAWDEFDVNYIEDFTVTETQTNILQVDAIMGGYSGFLNAFFTNGRVRGYRVEFYSSVATAAASLTGDVGSQTVLPGSVTVGPPLGWRFAESEVRIPVNVFLPGAGTYWVGVMGILDYDPGGQIAVVAWNSGTFAGGNNSVQVNPNGGFNFGGGTNFVDRHRDAAYRITGVPEPASMVALAMGAAALVAHRRRKKVA from the coding sequence ATGCGCAATAGATTCCTTGGAATCGGGGCTGTTCTCGCGCTGGGCTCATTTGCCGGCGCAGACGTAGTCCTAGATCACATCACTGGCGCCGTGCAGGCGGACTGGAGCGAAATCTATGCTTCGCAAGACTTCGAAGCTGCGTGGGACGAGTTCGACGTCAACTATATTGAAGACTTCACAGTGACGGAGACGCAGACGAACATTCTGCAAGTCGACGCGATAATGGGCGGGTACAGCGGGTTCCTTAACGCGTTTTTCACGAACGGTCGCGTCAGGGGTTATCGCGTCGAGTTCTATTCGTCCGTAGCCACTGCCGCTGCCAGCCTCACCGGTGATGTCGGCAGCCAAACGGTGCTGCCAGGATCAGTAACTGTGGGGCCCCCTTTGGGTTGGAGATTCGCGGAATCCGAAGTTCGGATTCCTGTAAACGTCTTCCTTCCTGGCGCAGGTACCTACTGGGTAGGCGTCATGGGCATCCTCGACTACGATCCCGGTGGTCAGATCGCAGTCGTCGCCTGGAATTCAGGCACGTTTGCAGGCGGCAACAACTCAGTTCAAGTTAACCCTAATGGCGGATTCAACTTCGGTGGCGGAACCAACTTTGTAGATCGACACCGAGACGCAGCCTACAGGATCACCGGCGTTCCCGAGCCTGCGTCGATGGTCGCTCTCGCCATGGGTGCTGCTGCGCTCGTCGCTCACCGACGGCGCAAGAAGGTTGCTTGA